The Acidipropionibacterium virtanenii DNA segment GATCTTCCTGCCCCTCGTGCTGGCCTACCAGATCTGGAGCTACTGGGTCTTCCGCAAGCGCATCTCGAAGGAAGCCATCCCCTCGGACATCGCCCCGGCGTCGGCCTGATCCCTGGTGGCCCCGCCGCTGGATCCGAGGCTGCTCCGCAGGGCCCGGGCCACCGTGCCCTTCCTGGTGGCGCTGTGCGCCACCGGGGCGGTCACGGCAGTCCTGGTACTCGGCCAGGCGTGGCTGCTGTCCCGGTCGGTCTCCTCGGTCTTCGCCACCCACTCGATGGATGGAGTGGGCCGATGGGCCGCGCTGCTGGGTCTGGTGTTCTGCGGCAGGGGATTGACGTCGTGGGCCACCGAATGGTTCTCCCACCGGGCGTCGGCGGCGGTGAAGTCGCAGCTGCGCGGCGACCTGCTGCGCGCCCGGCTGGCCCGACCCACCGACTCCTCGACGACGTCGGGGACCCTCATCACCCTGATCACCACGGGCCTGGACGCCCTGGACGGGTTCTACGCGAAGTACCTGCCGCAGCTGGTGCTGGCCGTCATCGTGCCGGTGGTGCTGGCGGTGGCGATCGCCACCCGGGATGTGGTGAGCGTGGTGATCATCGCCGTCACCATCCCGCTGATCCCGCTGTTCATGGCGCTCATCGGGTGGCGCACCGAGACGGCGGTGCGCAGGCGGTTCCACGTCGCGACCCGGCTGTCCGACCACTTCGCGGACCTGATGAGCGGGCTGCCCACCCTGCAGGTCTTCGGGCGGGCCCGGGCCCAGCTGGAGGGGCTGCGCCGCACCGAGGGGGCCAACCGCACCGAGACGATGCGGACCCTGCGGATCAGCTTCCTGTCCTCCTTCGTCCTGGAGCTGCTGGCCACCCTGTCGGTGGCGCTCGTGGCGGTGACCGTCGGTTTCCGGGTGGCCGCCGGCGGGATGAACCTGCAGACCTCACTGTTCATCCTCATCCTCGCCCCCGAGGTGTACCTTCCGGTGCGCGAGGTGGGGGCGCGCTTTCACGACTCCGCCGACGGCATGGCGGCGGCCGAGGCGGCCTTCGCGGTGATCGACCGGGCCGGGAGCGCGTCTGCCCCGGCTTGCTCCCCCACCACGGGCTCCTCCCCCGGGGGCATCGACGTGCCCTCCCCCCGCGACGTTCCCGTCGTCCTCGAAGGCCTGACCCTCACCTATCCCGACACCGCGGCCCCCGCCCTGGACGGCCTGGACCTGCGCATCGACCCCGGCTCGCTCGTGGCGCTGGCGGGCCATTCCGGTGGCGGGAAGACGACGGCGCTGGACTGCCTGCTGGGCTTCCTGACCCCCGACTCGGGGCGCATCCGGGTGGGGGACGTCGACCTGGTCGGCGCGTCGCCGGACACCTGGCGGGTCTGGCGCCGGCATCTGGCCCACGTCTCCCAGGACCCGGCGATGATCCGAGGCACCCTGGCCGACAACCTGCGGCTGGGTGCCGCCGATGCCACCGACGAGCAGCTGCGTCACGCACTGGACCGCTGTGGTGCCCACTCGCTGGCACTCGACAAGCGGGTCGACGACGACGCCGAGGGCCTCTCGGCCGGGGAACGACGCCGGGTCGCGATGGCCCGCGCACTGCTGCGGGTCGAACTGGGCGGGGCCGGGATGCTCGTCCTCGACGAGCCCACCGCCGGGCTGGACGACGCCGCCGAGGCGACAGTGCTGGAGACGGTGCGGGCCCTGGGGACGTCGGTGCTGGCAGTGAGCCACCGGTCCGCGGTGCTGGAGGGGGCCGACGTCGTCGTCACCCTGGGCGGACAGAAGGCGCGCCCGTGAACACGTCCCCCTGGCGCCCCGCCGCCCGCCTGCTGCGCACCCTCCTCGACGACTCCGAGCACGGCGTGGAGCACGGCCGCCGCCTTCTGGTGCTCTCGGTGCTCCTGGCGGCCTGCGCATCCGGTGCCTCGGTCGGGCTGATGGGGGTGTCCGGCTGGCTGCTGTCGCGGGCCGCAGAGCTGCCGCCGGTGCTGTACCTGGAGGCGGCCGCGGTGGGCGTGCGGTTCTTCGGCATCTCGCGGGGCGTCTTCCGCTACGCCGAACGGCTCATCGGCCACGACCTGGCGCTGCGCATGCAGGGCGGCCTGCGGATGCGGGTCTACGACCGCATCTCCCGCACCACCCTGCTGGGACGTCGTCACGGGGACCTGCTGGTGCGCGTGACCGCAGACGTCGAGGCGATCCTCGACCTGGTGGTGAGGGTGGTGGTGCCCGCCTGCGCCGCCTCTCTGGTCATCATCGGGACGACGGTGCTGCTGGGTCGGTTCTCGGTGGGTTCGGCCGCCGTGCTGCTCGTCTCGGCGATCCTGGCCGGGGTCGTGATGCCCTGGCTCACCCAGCGGTTGTCCCGGACCGCCGATGCGTCGATGGTCCCACTGCGGGGCATGCTGGCCGACCGCACCCGGGAGCTGGCTCACGCGGCTCCCGATCTGGTGGCCCTGGGAGCCGAGGAGAAGGCCCTGGCATCCGTGCTGGACGTCGATGCGCGGTTGCGGGCGGCCGAACGCAGGTCGGCCCGGGTGCGCGGCCTGGCCACCGGCGGCCAGGTGGTGGCGGCCGGCGTCGCGGTGATCGGCGCCCTGCTGATCGGAGGACAGGCGGTCGCCGACGGGCGTATGGGCGGACGGATCCTGGCGGTCCTGGTGCTCACTCCGCTGGCCCTGCACGAGGTCTTCTCCAGCTTCAATGCGGCCGCTCAGACCTTCACCCGGGCCTCGGCGGCGCTGCGCCGGGTCGATGAGGTGCTCCAGGAGGAGCCGGTGGGCTCAGGGGACTCCACCAAGGCACAGGTCGCGGGTTCTCAGCCCTCGCTGCGGGCGCGCGATCTGGCGATCGGCTGGCCCGGTGGGCCCCGGGTGCTCGACGGTCTGGATCTTGACATCGGGCCCGGGGAGAGGGTCGCGGTGGTCGGCCCGTCGGGGATCGGCAAGACCACCCTGGCCGCCACCGTGATGGGTCTCATCCCCCCGATGGGAGGCTCTGTGGAGACCACCGGGCGGGTGCGCTACCTCGCCCAGGACGCCCACGTCTTCGCCACCACCGTCGCCGAGAATGTGCGGATCGGCGCCCGCGACGCCACCGACGGTGAGGTCGCCGACGCGCTGCGGCGGGCGGGGCTGGAGATTCCCACCGACCGGGTGGTCGGCGAGGACGGCGCGACGCTGTCCGGTGGGGAGGCGCAGCGTCTGGCCCTGGCACGGGTGCTCGTCGCCCATACTCCGTCCTCCGGCGGCGCCATTCCCTCCACCTCCACGGCCCCACTCACGTCCCCGCTCCTCATCCTCGACGAGCCCACCGAGCACCTGGACTCCGAGACCGCCACGGCGCTGATGGACGATCTGTGGGCCGTCACGGCGCCGGACGCGCTCGAGAACTCGCCGGACTCACCGGACTCACCGGGCGCCGCCATGCTGGTCATCACGCACGACCGGACCGTGATGGGCCGCTGCGACCAGGTGCTCCGCCTCGGGTGATCAGAAGCCGGCACCCGCCATTTTCCATGGCTCGAATCCAGTTTCTGTGCGTTAGCTGTCCAGGGATGGTTCTCCCCAGCGGGCATGCCCAGAAACGCTTGGGAAGACTCTGCAATTGTGGCGAAACGGTCGTGCGCCCGACACCATCCAGACACATGCGAATTAGTGAGGATGCCCGCGTGCCAGCCGGTCCGCAGGCGGGATCAGGATGGGGTCGTCATCGCTGGACACCCGCGTGGTCCAAGGCCGGTCTGCACGGGAATCAGGGCAGCTCTCGGTCCACCCCTCTCCACCACAATTGCAGAGTCCTCCCAAGCGACTCCGCACACACTCCGCCGAGCGCAGTGTCCCATGAGTGAAATCGGGCCACATGCTCTTGAGGGCGGAGAAGCCAGAGTGCACCTGCCGCCATCATCGGCTCAGTCCGTGATCGGGTGCGCCTTGCCCCGAGGATCCCTGCGCCGCACCGCTTTCCTCTTCGCACCGATGGCCAGCCCCTGCTCCATCTGACCCAGTTCCCACCTGATCAGAACGCCGCCCTCCATCTGCGGCCTCGCATCGAGAGTGTTCCGAAGCTTGTCCACCGTTGTGAGTCCCGAGTCGAGGACCGGACGGATGACCGCCCTCATCCAGCCGCGGAGCATCGGCGGGTAGGAACGCTGGAACCAGATCACGGGGTCCTCCTCCCGGAAGTGACTGTGCAGCTTGCCCTCACAGAGATCCAGCACGGTCTCCTCCACGCAGGAGCGCGGCGGGTTCCCGACGACAGTCCGAACACCCTGGTGGAACCGCCACGGATTCCACATCTCATGCACCAGGCGTTCCAGCTCAGGATCACCCCCGGTCTCGGAAGCCGACCTCCCAGCCTTCGCCACCGGCTTGGGCACTGGAGTGTCGCGACGCCGCGGCACCGATCGCCCCGGTGGGACCCAGATGTCGATCTGCGGGGGTTGGCCGTTGATCCCGTACAGATATCCGGCTGCCGATCCGCCCAGGCACGCGCCCTCCCCCGCCTGGAGCAGGCCCGCCCATGCCAGCTGCTCCCAGACGGGCAGATCGGTGGCGTAGACGCCCCGCGCCAGCCGACGCCACCGACCTGTCTCAACCATCGCCCGCACCTGTGCAGACGTCATGCCGTACTCCATCGCCTGTTCGCGGGTGATGACTCCGCCCTGGACAGAGGCGATGAATACGAGACGACGAGAAACTCGATCCATGACACAGCATTCTCAAGGGTCCGGGCGCCACGGGGGAAGGGTCTGAGGGAACAACCCGAACGGTCCGAGAGAACAAGCTCAGCGTCCGGACACACCTCGGGCGCCGCCCCGGCCGAACCGGAACGGCGCCCGAGGCGCGTCCTCACCTGTCAGGCGGCCTCACGACCGCCAGATCCCACAGCGATCAGGCGTCGTCGACCACGATCACGTAGAGCGTGCGGGGTCCGTGCACCCCGTCGACCCGCGACAGCTCGATGTCGCTGGTCGCCGACCCGCCGGAGATCCAGGTGAGCGGGTGGCCCTCCAGGACGGCGGGCTTGACGATCTGCATCGCCTCGGGCACGTCGGAGACCACTTGGGAGGCCCGGACCACGCACACATGGCGGTCGGGCACCAGGGTCAACGCCCGGCGTCCCTGGTCGGCGATGTGGGTGAGCACGATCGTGCCGGTGTCGGCGACCCCGGCGGCCGAGGCCGTCACGACGGCCTCGGTCTCGTTGAGGGTCTCCTTGCTCAGCTGCGGATCATCCACCCGGGCATCCAGGCCGGCGGCCCGGATGGCGTAGATCCAGTCGGAGTCCAGGCCGGGGGGAACCGCCGCGCTCATTCGCGCTCCGGTGGCCCGCAGCCCGTCGATGACTGCCTGCGGCACGTCGACGGCCTTCACCCGCACCACGGTGGCGGAGTAGTCGATGACCTTCTGCACGAAGGTGCCGACGACGTCGTCCATCTCGATGCCGGTGCCGTACTCCCAGTCGATCGGGACATCGGTCTCGGGGTTCTTGTCGGTGATGTCGGCGGTCGCCCGGCGGATCCTGGCCAGAATCTCGGTGCGGGCCGCGGCCTCCTGGGCGGTGCTCATCACTTGCCCTCCTGTCGGTTCTTCTTCCACCAGCTGCGGAAGGTCTCGGTGGGCGGCGCCTCGACGTCGCGATACTTCAACCAGCGCTCGGCCACCGGCACCGGGATCGGCCCCAGCGGCTTGCCGCGCAGCGCCTTGCCGGCACCGCGGGTGGCCATCTGGACGCCCTCGAAGCGCTTGGCGCTTCCGAAGATCCAGCCGGCCGTCTTCATGAGGTTGCGTTCCACGGTGCCCTCGGCGTCGTGGCCGAAGCGGTCGGCCTTCTCGGCGTCGGCCACCCGGTTGCGCAGGTGCAGGATGATGTCGGTGAAGGGGATCTTCACCGGGCACACATCATTGCAGGCCCCGCACAGCGAGCAGGCGTAGGGCATGCCGCGATCCACCGGATCGTCGACCCCGCGCAGCTGCGGGGTGAGGCTGATGCCGATCGGGCCCGGGTAGACCGAGCCGTAGGCGTGACCGCCGGCCCTCTCGTAGACCGGGCAGGTGTTGATGCAGGAGGCGCAGCGGATGCATCGCAGCACCTCGCGTCCCACCTTGTCGGCCAGCACGTCGGTGCGGCCGTTGTCCATGAAGATGACGTGCTGCTCCTGGGGGCCGTCGCCCTCGGTGACGCCGCTCCACACGGAGTTGTACGGGTTCATCCGCTCGCCGGTGGCCGAGCGGGGCAGCAGCTTGAGGAAGACCTCCAGGTCGTCGAAGCTCGGCAGCACCTTCTCGATGCCCACCATCGACACCAGGGTGTCGGGCAGGGTGAGGCACATCCGGCCGTTGCCCTCGGACTCCACGATCACCAGGGAGCCGGTGTCGGCGCACACGAAGTTGCCGCCGGAGACCGCCATCTTGGCGCGCAGGAACTTCTCACGCAGGTGCAGCCGCGCCGCGCCGGCCAGCTCCGGCGGGTTCTCCGAGACGTCCTCGGGGGCGGGGCGCCCGTAGTTCTTCATCTCCCGCAGGAAGATCTCGCGCACCTCGGCACGGTTGCGGTGGATGGCCGGCACCACGATGTGGGAGGGACGGTCGTGGCCGAGCTGGACGATCAGCTCCGCCAGGTCGGTCTCCCAGGCCGCGATCCCCTGCTCCTCCAGGTACTCGTTGAGGTCGGTCTCCTGGGTGGTGATCGACTTGATCTTCACCACCTCGTCGACGCCCTTGGCCTTGGCGATCTCGGCGACGATCCGGTTGGCCTCCTCGCCGTCACGGGCCCAGTGGACGTGGACGCCGTGGGCCTCCAGGTTCTTCTCGGCCTCCTCGAGGTAGTAGTCCAGGTGCCGCGAGACCCGGTTCTTGATCGCGGTGGCGGCGTCGCGCAGCTCCTCCCAGTCCGGGGACTCGGAGACGCGCAGGGCCCGCTTGTTGCGGATCGTGGTGGTGGCGTTGCGCATGTTCTTGCGCTGGACACTCAGCTCCAGCTCGGTCTTGACCGCCTTCTGGAACTTCGGCATTCCCAGGAAGGTGCCGCCGTTGTCCGGAGCGGGGGTCAGACGGGCGACGCCATGATTGCCCTCGGTGATACGACGCAGTTCGGTACCCATGTCGTCAGTCCTCCTCGGTGTTGGCCAGGATCTCGGCCAGGTGGATGGCCTTGACGCCCGAGTTCTGGCGGGACAGCACCCCGCCGATGTTCAGCAGACAGGAGTTGTCGCCGGCGACCACGTACTCGGCCTCCGTCTCACGGACGTGGCGGGCCTTGTCATTGGCCATCGCGGCGCTCATGTCGGGGTTCTTGACGCAGAAGGTGCCGCCGAATCCGCAGCACTGCTCGTCGGCCGGCAGCGGCACCATCGTCATGCCCTTGACGTGGCTCAGCAGCCGGTAGGGCTTGTCGCCGAGCTTGATGAAACGGAGACCGTGGCAGGACGGATGGTAGGTGACGCGGTGCGGGAAGTAGCCGCCGACGTCGTCGACCCCCAGCACGTCGACGAGGAACTCGGGCAGATCGAAGATCTTCGAGCTCACCTCGTCGACCTCGCGGATCAGGCCCTTGTCCCCGGTGTGGCGGGCCAGCATCGGATGCTGCTCGCGGACCGCGCCGGTGCACGATCCCGACGGCGCCACCACGTAGTCATAGCCGGAGAAGGCCTTGACGTACTGCTTGACGGCGGGGATCGACTCGTCGAAATAGCCCGAGTTGGTGGTCATCTGGCCGCAGCAGGTCTGAGCCTTGGGGAATTCCACCGAGCAGCCGAGGCGCTCGAGGATCTTGACGACGGCCTGTCCCGTCTGGGGGAACATGACGTCATTGATGCAGGTGATGAACAGCCCGACCGTCATCCCGGCGCCGGGTCGTCCCGGCGCGGCGGCCGCACCGCTGTGGGGGGCAGTGGTTGTTGTCATGAGAGTTACCTCCGGTTGTCGGGACGATCAGGGCAGGATCCACGCCAGCACGGGCGTGGACATGAGTCCGGCCAGGATGCACATCAGCACGATCAGCAGGATCGAGTACTTGAACACCTTGCGCAGGATGATCGACTCCCCACCCATCAGGCCGATGGCGGTGGCGGCCACGGTCAGCGACTGGGGGGAGATCATCTTGCCGACGACGCCGCCGGCGGCACCGGTACCGACCAGCAGGTGGCGCATGCCGTCGACGCCCAGGTAGCTGCCCTGGCCGATCTGCTGACCGACGGTCGACTGCAGGTTCGAGAAGAGGATGTTGGCCGAGGTGTCGGAGCCGGTGACGTAGGTGCCGATCCAGCCCAGCGACGGGGCCAGGAAGGGGTAGACCGCACCGGCGCCGGCGATGAACAGGCCCAGGGCCAGGGTCTGGCCCGAGTCGCCCATCACGTAGGCCAGGGCGACCACCATGCCGATGGTCAGGGCCGAGAACTTCATCTTGACGATGTTGGCCCACAGCTCCTTGAAGATCGCACCGAACGACATCCGGTAGATGAGACCCACCAGGATGGCCACGATGGCCAGCAGGAACCACGGCTGCGACGTCAGTTGCCAGGTGTAGGTCTGGTGGCCGGCGGCCTCTCCGGCGGCGTTGAGCAGGTTGCCCGACAGCAGCGGCCACTTCATGGCGAAGTCCGCCTTGGCGAGCACCCCCTTGACGGCCGGGACGGCTGCGACGGCGAAGACGACGATCACCAGGATGTAGGGCACCAGGGCCATCATGATCTTCTTGCCGGTGAGGTCGGAGGTGTCGACGTGCTCGGCCTCGACGGCCTCGGTCTCGATGGAGGAGTCCATCGGAATGCCGATCCGGGTGGCGGCCTCGTGACCGCCCTGGGGCTTCCAGAACTTCAGGAAGAGCATCGCCAGGGCCACGGTGATGATGGCGGCGAAGATCTCGGTGAGGTTGTACAGGGCGGTCGAGGCGACGACCCACTTGGTGGCGCCGAAGACGATGCCGCAGAACAGGCCGAAGGGCCACACCTGCACCACGCCCTTCTTGCCGTCCATGATGGCCAGCATCAGGAAGGGCACCACCAGGCAGAGCAGCGCGCAGATCCGGGCGGAGACCGGGGCGACGTCGAGGACGTCCAGACCGGAGGTCTTGGCGGCCTGGAGCACCGGCAGCCCGACCGCGCCGAAGGCGACCGGGACGGTGTTGGCGACCAGGGCGGTGACGGCGCCGCGCAGCTTGCCGAAGCCGATGCCGATGAGCATGGCGGCGGCGATCGCCACGGGGGCGCCGAAGCCGGCGAGGGCCTCCAGCAGGCCGCCGAAGCAGAAGGCGATGAGGATGCCCAGCACGCGCGGGTCGTCGCTGATGAGGAAGAAGGTCTTGCGCAGGTCGTCGAAACGTCCGGAGACCACCGTCAGCTGGTACATCCAGATCGCGGCGACGAGGATCGCGACAATCGGAAGGATGCCGTAGAGGAAACCCTGGACGCTGCTGGAGAATGCCATGCCGAACGGCATCTTGAAGGCCGTGATCGCAACGACCAGGGCCACCGCCCAGGAGAAGATGCCGGCCCAGTGGGCCTTCCACTTGAGCGCGCCCAGCGTGATGAGCATGGCCAGCACGGGCAGGAAGGCGACCAGGGCGGACAGCCACTGGCGCCCCAGGGGGTTGGTATCAGGCCTGAAGGCCTCGAGAAGAACCATCGAAACTCCGTTGTTCCGCCGTACGAGTAGGGGTCATGGGTGCGTATGGCGGGTCCCGAAGCCCCCGGCGTGTGAGCATTGGTCCTACCAAACCACTACAGTACGTCGTAGCCGCGCGCAGCGTCAAGAACTTCGTGCATGGCAGTTCGGGCGAGATGAGCCTTCGTTCATCGATGATCATCGCCCGCCTCTGAATCTCCCGGAGGGCGCCATTTACGTGCGGATCAGGGTGCTTAATTCGACAGTGTTGAAATCCGGCCCGGGAAGCGCTCGCTCAGCCGGGTGGGGACCCGGTTCTGATGCGTAAGCTGTGCGCCGTCCAGCACCGGACCCCGCCGAAGGGCCACAATGGGCGGTACGATCGCCGGTCGCGGCCGCGCCCCCCCAGCACCCCGGGTCGGCCGCTCCGGCACGAGCGGAGGCGGACAGTGATGACAGCACGCGGAGACGGACGAGATGACGATGTCCTCAACCGCGCCACTGACATCGAGGAGGGTATCGGCGCCGAACCCGAGGCCGCGGGCGAGGACGTCCGCACCTACCGTGGATTCGATGTGGCGTTGAGCTTCATCGACTCCCAGATCCTCACCGGCGTCTACGCCAACGGCACCCGGCTTCCCGCCGAACGCGATCTGGCCACCCGGCTGGGGGTGAGCCGCGGTGCGGTCCGGGAGGCGATCCGGGTGCTCCAGGCCCAGGGGATCCTCGTGTCGGGAACCGGGCGGGGCAACGGCACCCGCGTCCAGGCGCGGCCCAGCAACGCGATCGGGCGGATCCTGCGCCTCCAGCTGGCCCTGGATGTCGTCTCCTTCGCCGACCTCACCGAGACCCGGGTCGCCCTGGAGCGTGCGGCGTGCGCAGCGGCTGCCAGACGTCGTGAGCCCAGGCCACTGGCCGAGGCCGCGAAGCTGCTCGAACAGATGCGCTCCGTGGAGAACCCCGACCTGTTCAACGAGCTGGACACGGCCTTCCACGTGGCTCTGGCCGAAGCGGGCGACAACATCCTGATGAGCGACCTCACGGTGGCGATCCGCAAGTCCGTGGAGACCCCGATCAGCGTGGCGGAGCACACCCTGACGAGCTGGCCCGCGTTGCGCGAGATGCTCGTCACCCAGCACGGGCAGATGTTGGAGGCCATCTCCGACGGGGACGCGGACAGGGCCGCCCAGGTGAGTGAGGAGCACATCCGGGTCGCCTATCAGAAACTCCTGTACGGCATGGACTGACGTCCCGCCCAATCCCGGCTCCCCACCGACGTCCCATCCGGCTAAGCGTCATCCCCCGGTTTCCGGCCCCTCCCCGGCCAGCCCTCCAACCCCATTTTCGCAAGGCCTGATGCCCATATTTGCATTGATGGGACCCCCGTGTGAACGTCCGCTCAGGCCGGGTCTACTATCTGGTGTAGTTGAAAATCGCGGGCGCACAGCGCCCCGACCCACGACTCAGCATTGATCCACAGAGCAGTCGGCACAGCCGCTACGAGGGAGAAGTCAGGCATGACCACGGAAACTTCGATCACCCCTGGAGGTCCGGCCGCCGCACCGGATCGTCAGGACCTCACGCACAGGCCGGATCTGGCGACCACCACCGGGCGCGTCGCCCCGGTGAGATCTCGGCGTCCCGTCTACCTGGACATGCTTCCCCCGTGCAACGCCGGATGCCCCGCCGGGGAGAACATCCAGGAGTGGTTGCGCCTCATCAAGGCCCACGACGAGGAGCGGGCCTGGCGCCAGCTCACCGCCGACAATCCCTTCCCCGCCATCCACGGCCGCGTCTGCTACCACCCCTGCGAGGTGGCCTGCAACCGCGCGGACCTGGACGGCGCCGTCTCCATCCATTCCGTGGAGCGCTACCTGGGCGATGTCGCCATCGAGAAGGGCTGGACCTTCAAGAAGCCGGAGGCGCGCTCGGGCCACCGCGTCCTGGTGATCGGCGCCGGCCCCGCCGGACTGTCGGCCGCCTACCACCTGGCCATGATGGGCCACGACGTCGAGATCCATGACGGCGGCGACGCGGCCGGCGGCATGATGCGCTACGGCATCCCGGAGTACCGGCTGCCCCGCGAGGTGCTGGACGCCGAGATCGGCCGGCTCGCCGACATCGGCGTCAAGACCGTCCTCAACCACAACGTCACCGACCTGGCCGAGGAGAAGGCCGCCGGACGCTTCGACGCCGTCTTCGTGGCCATCGGCGCCCACCTGTCCAAGCGCGTCGACATCCCCAACCAGGACGCCTCCCGGATGGTCGACGCCGTGAGCTTCCTGCATCAGGTCGGCTCCGGCGAGAAGCCGATCATCGGACGCCGGGTCGCCGTCTACGGCGGCGGCAACACCGCCATGGACGCCGCCCGCGTGGCCAAGCGGCTGGGCGCCGAGGAGTCCATCGTCGTCTACCGGCGCACCGCCGACCAGATGCCGGCCCACTCCGAGGAGCGCGAGGAGGCCGAGCGCGAGGGCGTCCAGATGAACTGGCTGCGCACCATCACCGACGTCGGCGACGACCTCACCGTCGAGGTGATGGAGCTCGACGAGGACGGCAAGCCGCACGGCACCGGCCGTTTCGAGAAGCTCGAGGCCGACACCGTCATCCTGGCCCTGGGGCAGGAGGCCGACACCGGCTTCCTCCACAAGCTGCCCGGCATGCGGTTCAAGAACGACGTCGTCGACGTCAACCCCTCCACCCTGATGACCGATATCCCCGGCGTCTTCGCCGGAGGCGACACCGTCCCCTCCGAGCGCACCGTGACGGTGGGCACCGGCCACGGCAAGCGGGCCGCCCGCCAGATCGACCGGTGGCTGCGCCGCGACGAGTCCTACCCGGCCCCCAAGGACACCGTCGTGGGATTCAACGACCTGAACCTCTGGTACTTCGGCGATCACATGCGCCGCCACCAGCCCGAACTCGATCCGACCCAGCGCGTCAACTTCGACGAGGTGGTCGGCGGCCTGGACGAGACCCAGGCGCACTTCGAGGCCGGCCGCTGCCTGTCCTGCGGCAACTGCTTCGAGTGCGACGGGTGCTTCGGCTCCTGCCCCGAGGACGCCATCATCAAGCTCGGCCCCGGCCACCGCTACGAGTACGACTACAACAAGTGCACCGGCTGCGCCACCTGCTTCGACCAGTGCCCCGTCCACGCGATCCAGATGGTGCCCGAGGGCACCCCGATCGAGTCGATCCCCGGTGCCGGCAATCCCACCCCGGGATGGGCGGTCCGCCCCGAGCCCAGTCCTGCGCACTACGACGGCGCGGCACGAGCGGCCGCGGAGCAGTCGGCCGCCTCCGGCAACACCATCCCCCAGAACTGAGCCCGAGAGCGAAGAGAGAAGAACCAGAAATGGAACGCACCCGGATCATCGCCGACGGCAACACCGCCGCCGCGTCAGTCGCATACCGCTGCAACGAGCTCTGCTCGATCTACCCCATCACCCCCTCCTCGCCGATGGCCGAGACCGCCGACGAGTGGTCCGCCGCGAAGCGGACCAACATCTGGGGAGACATCCCCACCGTCATGGAGATGCAGTCCGAGGGAGGTGCGGCCGGCGCCCTCCACGGAGCCCTCCAGGGCGGCGCGCTGACCACCACCTTCACGGCCTCCCAGGGCCTGCTCCTGATGATTCCGAATATGTACAAGATCGCCGGTGAGCTCACCAGCACGGTCTTCCATGTGGCGGCCCGCTCGCTGGCCGCCCAGGGTCTGTCGATCTTCGGCGATCACCAGGACGTGATGGCCTGCCGCCAGACCGGCTTCGCGATGCTGTGCTCGGCCACCGTCCAGGAGTGCCACGACATGGCGCTCATCAGCCAGGCCGCCACGATGCACTCGCGGGTCCCCTTCATGCACTTCTTCGAGGGGTTCCGCACCTCTCACGAGCTCAACGTGCTGGAGACCCTGTCGGACGACGACATCCGCGAGTTCATCACCGACGATCTGGTGCACGCCCACCGCGACCGCGCCCTGTCGCCGGCCCACCCGTTCATCCGCGGCACCGCGCAGAACCCCGACATCCACTTCCAGGCCCGTGAGGCCGCCAACCAGTACTACGAGAAGGTGCCCGGCATCGTCTCCGGACTGCTCGACCAGTTCGCCGAGCTGACCGGACGCCGTTACAACCTCGTCGAGTACTACGGCGATCCCGAGGCCGAT contains these protein-coding regions:
- a CDS encoding NAD(P)-binding protein, encoding MTTETSITPGGPAAAPDRQDLTHRPDLATTTGRVAPVRSRRPVYLDMLPPCNAGCPAGENIQEWLRLIKAHDEERAWRQLTADNPFPAIHGRVCYHPCEVACNRADLDGAVSIHSVERYLGDVAIEKGWTFKKPEARSGHRVLVIGAGPAGLSAAYHLAMMGHDVEIHDGGDAAGGMMRYGIPEYRLPREVLDAEIGRLADIGVKTVLNHNVTDLAEEKAAGRFDAVFVAIGAHLSKRVDIPNQDASRMVDAVSFLHQVGSGEKPIIGRRVAVYGGGNTAMDAARVAKRLGAEESIVVYRRTADQMPAHSEEREEAEREGVQMNWLRTITDVGDDLTVEVMELDEDGKPHGTGRFEKLEADTVILALGQEADTGFLHKLPGMRFKNDVVDVNPSTLMTDIPGVFAGGDTVPSERTVTVGTGHGKRAARQIDRWLRRDESYPAPKDTVVGFNDLNLWYFGDHMRRHQPELDPTQRVNFDEVVGGLDETQAHFEAGRCLSCGNCFECDGCFGSCPEDAIIKLGPGHRYEYDYNKCTGCATCFDQCPVHAIQMVPEGTPIESIPGAGNPTPGWAVRPEPSPAHYDGAARAAAEQSAASGNTIPQN